CGTGGCGTGGGCATCGGAACGACCACGAGTCCACGTGATCACGGAGTTCTCTACGCCCGGTGATCACGAAGGGCCGCCTTGCCCGCGCTGCCATCTCCCCTGCTCTGGGCGCAGTTCGTGGCACTTCCGCCCGCTCGGGAGGAGTTCGCTGCGGGCCACCCGAGTTGGCTGTCACCGCCGTCGTGTCCCCGACGTGGATGGCGCATCACGAAGGCCCCCTGTGGCGGCCACAGTTGCGGCTGCCCTCCGGTGGACTGCGGGAGGCAGGGCATGAAACGCTCGGTGGCCATTGATACCCGCGGCGTCCCGCTCGGCCTGGTCGTGGCGAGAGCCACCCGCCACGACTCGCCCCTGCTCGGACCGGCTCTCCAAGCGGCCACGGACCGGTCGGGCCCCTGCCGGACGACGTGAACGTCGACCTCGAACGGGGCCGGGCAGCACCACGTCCCGCGCTCCGCTCCGGGAGTTGGGCTTCACCGGCAAGATCGCCCGCAAGGGCGTGCCCGCCCCGATCCAGGTCGGCAAGCGGTGGGTCGTGGAACGAACGCATTCGTGGATGGACAGCTACGGCAAACTACGACGCTGCACCGAGAAGAACAGCACCGTCGTCGAGTTCTGCCTCCTCCTGGCCGCAGCACTCGTCACTCTCCGCATACTGATCCGCCACGCCAGCATTCACTACCGCTGAGATCGGCGTCCCACCACACGCCGCCCCAAGTGATCCATTTGCCGGTCGGTCTAAGCTGCTTCGCGAGCAAGTACCAGCACCACGAAAGCCCCGACGAGCCTCGCGAGCGCCCTCTGCGAGTGCCGGGTGCTGAACGTGTCGCCGTCCGCAGGCTGCTGGACGATCAGCTCATTCCCATGATCGACGCGCTGGATCCGGCCCCGTGGCGCCGGAAGACCAAGAACGACTCGATCGCGTGACGTTGAGATCTGCGCAATGGCCCCGAATCCATCGGCCGAAGAAGGAGCATGGAGTGACGAACACGCGCAGCCGAGGCGCCGCCGCCCGCGGCGGTTGGATACGCCAGTACCACCCCCCGAGGGGCGATGCCCCCACCCTCGTCTGCTTCCCGCACGCCGGGGGTTCCGCATCGGCCTACTTCGCCCTGTCGGCTGCCCTTTCCGAGGGAGCCGAGGTGCTGATCGTGCAGTACCCCGGAAGGCAGGACCGCCTGGACGAGCCCGCGCTGACGGATCTGGGGGAGTTGGCGGACGGAGCCGTCGCGGCTCTGGAGCCCTGGACGGGCCGCCCGTTGACGTTGTTCGGGCACAGCATGGGGTCCGTCGTGGCCTACGAGGTCGCACAACGACTGGAGCGGGGACCGGGCCCCGGTCCGGCCGGGATCATCGTCTCGGGCAACATGGCACCGTCGGTCGAGCGGGACCAAGGCGTCCACCGGTTGGACGACGAGGAACTCATGGCATGGATGTCGGACCTCGCCGGTACGCCGCCGGCCGTGCTGGCGGACAAGGAGCTCCTGGCCACCATCGTCCCCGCCCTGCGTGGCGACTTCACGGCGCTGGAGACGTATCGCCACCCGGAGGGCAGCTCGGTCCGGTGCCCCATCAGCGGCTACGTGGGGGACCACGATCCGCATGTGCCGCACGACGGCTTCCTCCGCTGGGCCGAGCACACGACGGCGGAATTCACCGTCCAGGTCTTCGACGGCGGCCACTTCTACATCGAGGACCAGGTGCAGGACGTGGCCCGGAGCATTCTGCGGGACGTGTCCGCCTTCGTCTCGCGGCGCCCGGCGCGAGACCTGCTCGCCTGAGAGGGCGCGGCATGGCCCGATTTCGCCTTCGTCGCCACCAGGCAAGCGATCTGACGCACCGTCAGTCCACCGGCACTCCATATCCGCGGCACCGCCACACCCGCCCGCCACCCCGGAGGTGTCCGATTACCAGCTGACGGCACCGCCACCTGCAGCCCCCTCCGGCATGTACGCCCGGCCGCCGCCGGATGCCCGGAGAGATTCGGCCAATCAAGATATATCTCAATGGTTGACACGCGTTATATCGCGTGCCACAGTCCGAGGACAGGGTTCGGCCGCAGGTACCTGTCCAGCCTGTGTCGCCGAGTGCCCACACACGTCCCCAACCCTTTGACCACAGGAGTGCTCTATGCCAGAGGCCATCCATGCTGAGGGCCTGGTGAAACACTTCGGCGACGTACGGGCGGTGGACGGTGTCGACCTGGACGTCGCCAAAGGAACCGTGCTCGGCCTGCTCGGCCCCAACGGCGCCGGCAAAAGCACCATCGTACGGATAGTGACCACCCTGCTCATGCCTGACGCCGGGCATGCGACCGTACTCGGAGCGGACGTCGTCAAGGACCCGGACACGGTGCGCCGTTCGCTCGGCATGGCGGGGCAATTCGCCGCGGTCGACGAGTTCCTCACGGGGCGGGAGAATCTGCAACTCATCGGCCGCCTCTATCAGTTGAGGAAACGCGACGCGGCAGCCCGCGCCGATGAGCTGTTGACGCTGTTCGACCTCACCGACGCCGCCGACCGAACTGCCAAGACCTACTCCGGCGGCATGCGGCGCCGTCTCGACCTCGCGGCGGCCATGCTCATGAAGCCGGCGGTGATGGTCCTCGACGAGCCGACTTCGGGCCTGGACCCCACCAGTCGGCGGGTGCTGTGGGACGTCATCCGCGCGATGGTCGCCGAAGGCACCACGCTCCTGCTGACCACGCAGTACCTGGAAGAGGCCGACCAACTCGCCGATTCGATCTGCGTCATCGACCACGGCCGGGTGCTCGCCCACGGCACGAGTGACGAACTCAAGGCACGCGTCGGGAACGAGCGGGTCGAGATGATCCTTCCCGAGGGCGAGGACCTCACCGGCGCCGGTCTGGTGATGGCCTCGGAGGGGCGGGGCGAGGTATCCGTCGAGGAGCACACCCGCAAACTGATCGTGCCGGTTTCGGACGGTTCCCGCTCGCTCGGCGGCATCATTCGCCGACTGGACGAGCTGGGCATTCCCTTTGATGACATCGCCCTGCGCCGTCCGACCCTGGACGACGTATTCCTCTCCCTTACCGGTCGCGCTGCCGAGACCGTTAAGGACAGTGAGGACCTTCGAGTGAAGGAGACCGCCAAGTGACCGCCCTGGCACCGCCACCCGCCGTCCGGCCGCCCACCGGGGGCGCCGTCGGCCAGTCCGTGCGCGACTCGTTCATCATCGCCAAGAGCGGGCTGATCAGGGTCAAGCGCGCTCCGGGCATGATCTTGTTCATGCTGATCCAGCCGACCATCTTCATCGTGATGTTCACCTATGTGTTCGCGGGCTCGGTGAACATCGGCGGCACCACCGACCGCGCGGCATTCCGCGAGTTCAACGTGGTCGGCATCATGGCCCAGACCGTCATCTTCTCGGTCATCGCGACCGCCGCGGGCATCGCCGATGACATGCGCAAGGGACTTGTCGACCGGTTCCGTTCGCTGCCGATGGCACGCGGCGCGGTGCTCACCGGCCGCACTCTGTCCGACTCTGTGACGATCGCTCTCGTCCTGGTGGTGCTGGGCGGCGTCGGAGCGGGAGTCGGCTGGCGCTTCCATGAGGGAATTCCCAAGATGCTGGCCGGCTTTGCGCTGCTGTTCCTGCTGGGATACGCCTTCACCTGGGTCGGCGCATTGACCGGACTGGCTTCACGCTCCCCCGAGGCGGCGTCGTCGGCTCCCATGCTGTGGATCTTCCCGGTGTCGTTCATCTCCAACGCCTTCGTAGACCCCACTCGCATGTCAACCCCCCTGCGGGTCATGGCCGAATGGAACCCGTTCAGTGCGACCGTGCAGGCTGCCCGCACGCTGTTCGGCAATCCGGGTACCGGAGCGAGGGACGCATGGCCGATGCAGCACCCGATTGAGGCGTCGCTGATCTACTCGGTCATCATCATCGTCGTCTTTCGTACCTTGGCCGTGCGCAAGTACCGGCGCACCGCCACATCCTGACGGGGCGGTGCCCCGGACGCGGGTGCCGGCAAGATCAAAGCAAGGGGCGGGTCGGCAGACCCGCCCCTTGGGCCGCGTCGTTCACTCGTCTCCGGCCGGCCCCTGGGTGCAGTACGGCAGATAGGCGTCCAGGAGGTCATCCAGGTAGCTCGCCGCGCTCCGCAGCCCAGGGCGGAAGTCCGGAACGTAGGACTGGAGCCGGCGGATCGAAACGCGGGTGACTGCCGCGTCGCCAGGAATGTACGTCCGAACCGCGCTCGTGCCCAGCCGCATCTCGATGCCGTCCAGGATCGCCTCGACGTGCTGCGGCGCCCCGGATGCCACGTTGAGGACCTCGTCCCGCACACCTTGGCCGAGCAGTCGCCCGATGGCATCGACGAGGTCGTTCACGTCCAGCAGGTCCCGGTGGACGCCCTGCTGCACCCGCACGGCACCGGCCCGTACCTGCCGCGTCAGTCCGGGCAGCAGCTGGTGAGGTCGTTGGTGTCGGCCCACCGTGTGGCTCAGCCGCAGGATCAGGTAAGGGACTCCCGAGCCGCGGATCGTCGACTCGAGCGCCAACTTGCTTCTGCCGTAGGCCGATGGCGGAGCCACCAGGTGGTCTCCTTCGGAGCACGGGGCACCGGTGGACCCGTACACCGCGAATGAGGCCGAGGAGAAGAACAGCACCGTCCTGTGCCGGTCCCTGCACTCGCGCAGGACCTCACGCACCAGCTCGGCTTCCCGGCCGAACTCCGCGGGTGCGACGCCCGAATGACTGGAGACGCCGGCTGCGATCGCGGTGACCCCGGGAAACCGATCCCTGAAGGCTTCCGAGAGATGCCGGGCGAGAAAGCCGTGGCCGATGATCTGCACGTTGCTCCAACTCTGCGGCTCGGGAACCCAGGAAGCAGATCAGTCAGCGCAGACGCGCATGCCGGACCGTCAGTTTCCGCATGCCGACGGTCCCGTGGATCCGGATCCGCGGCCCATCGGAACCGGAGGACCTTCCGGGCTTGTAGGACAGGCCCTTCAACCCGGTCTCCATGTCCTTGAGGTCGACGATCGCGTCGCGCGGCACAATGATCCGGACGCGTCCCACGCCGACCAGGACCTCGAGGTCGACGACCGGATGCTCGATGATCGCCCGGGACAGGTCCAGGTAGACCGTCGCAAGTGCCGATGCGACCGTGAGGTCCGCGGGCACCCGCCACCGGCCGCGCCGGAGGATCAGCCCGCTCACCGTGGTGATCGTGGACCGGTCGTCCGGGTTCTGTGCCGGGAGCCCAGCCACAGCCACATCGATCTGGCCCCGCGTCCTGGCGCTCAGCACCTGTTCGAGGCACTGGTCCAACTGCTGGTGCGTGAGCTGTCCTTTTGCGTACGCGTCCTTCAGCAGCTGTGCGGCCCGGTCCCGGTCATCGTCGCCAATGAGCGTATTCGGGTCCTTCGAGTGGGAAGCCATGTCCTCAACTCTCATGTCATGTCAGTGGATCACCCGCATCTTGCCGAACGGCAGGTGCTCACTGCGGGGGAATGCCCTGGGCCGTCTCGGGCCCGGCGGGCACAATCGGGCGGATCAGGACCCGTCCCCCGTGCCCCTCCTGCGCAACCGCGGCGAGCGGACCTTGGGAGCATTGTCGACGATGCGCGCCAGCGCCGCGACGTCGGGGGCCCCGTACACCTCGTTGATGAGCACTCTGACCCCCAGTTTCCTGCCGATCCGGCCGGTGAGGCCAGAGGCCAGCAGTGAGTCGCCGCCCAGATCGAAGAAGTTGTCGCCGACACCTACCTGGTCGATGTGCAGGACATCCGCCATCAAGACACACAGCTCCTGCTCCGCCCGGCTACGCGGCGGCGTGAAGTCCCTGCGCGGGCGCCCGGGTTCGGGCAGCGCGTCCTGGTCCAGCTTGCCGTTCTGATTGAGCGGCAGTGCCTCGAGCAGGGTGTAGGCGGACGGCAGCATGTACGTCGGCAGAACCTCCTGCAGACTGTTCCGCACGTCGTCGAGCAGGTCGGCCCGGCCGGACCACCGCCGCTGGGCCGGCGCCACCGGGGCCCTGGGACCCGGGTCCGCGCTGCGGCCGTCGTCGCGCCGGGCGTAGACGTTGCAGAGGACCGTGTTGTGCAGCAGGCTGCTGTCCTGTTCGCACACGACCTCGAAGCCGTGGTCCTTCAGGAGCGTCTCGACCTCTGCCAACCTGCCGTCGACGTCGTGGAGTTCGATGGCGAACTGCCGGATCCTCGGCCAGTGCTCCGGGCGGATGCCCTTGAGGACCTCGTGCTCGGCGCCCTCCACGTCGATCTTCATCAGGTCGATCCGGTCGATGGCTTCCTGCTCGATGATCTCCGAGAAGGTGCGCACACGGCAGGTGAACGTCCGGCTCTCCAGGCGGGACTCGACGACCTCGTCAATCAGGTCCTTTGCAGCGGCGCCGGGCCGCGCGCCGTCGGCCGGCTTCGCCTTGTTGCGCAGGAAGGCGCGCACCAGGTCGCGCGCCTCGGGCGCGGT
This Streptomyces sp. NBC_01283 DNA region includes the following protein-coding sequences:
- a CDS encoding thioesterase II family protein; translation: MTNTRSRGAAARGGWIRQYHPPRGDAPTLVCFPHAGGSASAYFALSAALSEGAEVLIVQYPGRQDRLDEPALTDLGELADGAVAALEPWTGRPLTLFGHSMGSVVAYEVAQRLERGPGPGPAGIIVSGNMAPSVERDQGVHRLDDEELMAWMSDLAGTPPAVLADKELLATIVPALRGDFTALETYRHPEGSSVRCPISGYVGDHDPHVPHDGFLRWAEHTTAEFTVQVFDGGHFYIEDQVQDVARSILRDVSAFVSRRPARDLLA
- a CDS encoding ATP-binding cassette domain-containing protein — translated: MPEAIHAEGLVKHFGDVRAVDGVDLDVAKGTVLGLLGPNGAGKSTIVRIVTTLLMPDAGHATVLGADVVKDPDTVRRSLGMAGQFAAVDEFLTGRENLQLIGRLYQLRKRDAAARADELLTLFDLTDAADRTAKTYSGGMRRRLDLAAAMLMKPAVMVLDEPTSGLDPTSRRVLWDVIRAMVAEGTTLLLTTQYLEEADQLADSICVIDHGRVLAHGTSDELKARVGNERVEMILPEGEDLTGAGLVMASEGRGEVSVEEHTRKLIVPVSDGSRSLGGIIRRLDELGIPFDDIALRRPTLDDVFLSLTGRAAETVKDSEDLRVKETAK
- a CDS encoding ABC transporter permease — its product is MTALAPPPAVRPPTGGAVGQSVRDSFIIAKSGLIRVKRAPGMILFMLIQPTIFIVMFTYVFAGSVNIGGTTDRAAFREFNVVGIMAQTVIFSVIATAAGIADDMRKGLVDRFRSLPMARGAVLTGRTLSDSVTIALVLVVLGGVGAGVGWRFHEGIPKMLAGFALLFLLGYAFTWVGALTGLASRSPEAASSAPMLWIFPVSFISNAFVDPTRMSTPLRVMAEWNPFSATVQAARTLFGNPGTGARDAWPMQHPIEASLIYSVIIIVVFRTLAVRKYRRTATS
- a CDS encoding NAD-dependent epimerase/dehydratase family protein — protein: MQIIGHGFLARHLSEAFRDRFPGVTAIAAGVSSHSGVAPAEFGREAELVREVLRECRDRHRTVLFFSSASFAVYGSTGAPCSEGDHLVAPPSAYGRSKLALESTIRGSGVPYLILRLSHTVGRHQRPHQLLPGLTRQVRAGAVRVQQGVHRDLLDVNDLVDAIGRLLGQGVRDEVLNVASGAPQHVEAILDGIEMRLGTSAVRTYIPGDAAVTRVSIRRLQSYVPDFRPGLRSAASYLDDLLDAYLPYCTQGPAGDE
- a CDS encoding DUF1707 domain-containing protein, which produces MASHSKDPNTLIGDDDRDRAAQLLKDAYAKGQLTHQQLDQCLEQVLSARTRGQIDVAVAGLPAQNPDDRSTITTVSGLILRRGRWRVPADLTVASALATVYLDLSRAIIEHPVVDLEVLVGVGRVRIIVPRDAIVDLKDMETGLKGLSYKPGRSSGSDGPRIRIHGTVGMRKLTVRHARLR